From the Lathyrus oleraceus cultivar Zhongwan6 chromosome 4, CAAS_Psat_ZW6_1.0, whole genome shotgun sequence genome, one window contains:
- the LOC127137022 gene encoding uncharacterized protein LOC127137022, translating into MCLGTESLSNDIEDIRKFSKWILQVGDGKISEPNDGYAEISIPPKFLLNDYLDPIDKIVSSTYPNLLQNYSNTTYQKSRAILASTIKTVDEINDYVTNLLPGLCNGTRSTVTRLANHVIEAKIISGTHIGNIIYIPRMSLSPFQSSWSFKLIRRQFSIVVSFSMTINKSQGQSLDYVGLYLPNDVFSHRQLYVAMSRVKSKAGLKILIHDKDKNHLSKTTNVIFKEVFHNIV; encoded by the exons ATGTGTTTGGGAACTGAGTCACTTTCAAACGATATTGAAGACATTCGTAAGTTTTCTAAATGGATTTTACAAGTTGGTGATGGAAAAATATCTGAACCAAATGATGGATATGCTGAAATTTCAATTCCACCCAAGTTCCTACTAAATGATTATTTGGACCCAATCGACAAAATTGTTTCAAGTACCTATCCAAATCTCCTTCAAAATTATTCTAATACTACCTACCAAAAGAGTCGAGCTATTTTGGCTTCAACTATTAAAACAGTTGACGAAATCAATGACTACGTCACAAATCTTCTTCCAG GCCTATGTAATGGAACAAGATCGACGGTTACTAGACTAGCAAATCATGTCATTGAAGCCAAAATTATATCAGGTACACACATTGGAAATATTATTTATATACCAAGAATGTCTTTGTCTCCTTTTCAATCTTCTTGGTCATTCAAACTTATTCGAAGACAATTTTCCATTGTTGTTTCTTTCTCAATGACCATTAACAAGTCTCAAGGCCAATCATTAGATTATGTTGGTTTATATTTGCCAAATGATGTATTCAGTCACAGACAACTATATGTAGCAATGTCAAGAGTCAAGAGCAAAGCTGGACTCAAAATATTGATTCATGACAAAGACAAAAATCATTTATCTAAAACAACAAATGTTATCTTCAAAGAGGTTTTTCATAATATTGTGTAG